A region from the Desulfobacterales bacterium genome encodes:
- the purB gene encoding adenylosuccinate lyase, whose protein sequence is MEISTLNAISPVDGRYHRATAKLGDYFSEGALIKYRILVEVEYFIALCEWPLPQLKSVDKTRFETLRSLYKAFTPENAQKVKDIEKVTNHDVKAVEYLLKEKFQEIGLAPYKEFVHFGLTSQDVTNTAIPLSLMAAWKEVLEPVLAEVAEALSAKADAWRDIPMLARTHGQPASPTCLGKEIYVFVSRLQEQVAQLKRIPFSAKFGGATGNFNAHHVAYPDIDWIAFADKFVNSTLGLQRSQVTTQIEHYDNLGAFCDNLKRINTILIDLDRDIWSYVSMEYFKQKVVAGEVGSSTMPHKVNPIDFENSEGNLGIANAVFEHLSAKLPVSRLQRDLTDSTVIRNIGVPIAHSLIAWKSLLRGLGKLILNEESIRSDLENNWAVVAEAIQTVLRREGYPDPYEALKALTRTHSKIDRKAIAAFIKTLDVSSAVKKELLNISPENYTGICKF, encoded by the coding sequence ATGGAGATTTCAACTTTAAATGCAATTTCTCCTGTAGACGGACGCTATCACCGGGCCACCGCAAAGCTGGGGGATTACTTTTCGGAAGGCGCCCTGATAAAATACCGGATTCTGGTGGAAGTCGAGTATTTCATCGCATTGTGCGAATGGCCGCTGCCGCAGTTGAAATCCGTCGACAAGACCAGATTCGAAACCCTGCGCAGCCTATACAAGGCATTCACCCCCGAAAACGCCCAAAAGGTGAAAGACATCGAAAAGGTCACCAACCACGACGTCAAAGCCGTGGAATATCTTCTGAAAGAAAAATTTCAGGAAATCGGGCTAGCGCCTTACAAAGAGTTTGTGCATTTCGGACTGACGTCCCAGGATGTCACCAACACGGCCATCCCGCTTTCTCTGATGGCTGCCTGGAAGGAAGTGCTGGAACCCGTCCTGGCTGAAGTTGCCGAAGCGCTCTCGGCCAAGGCGGATGCATGGCGGGATATTCCCATGCTGGCGCGGACCCACGGCCAGCCGGCATCCCCCACCTGCCTGGGCAAGGAAATTTATGTTTTTGTAAGCCGGCTGCAGGAGCAGGTGGCGCAGCTTAAAAGAATTCCTTTTTCGGCCAAGTTCGGGGGAGCAACCGGCAATTTCAATGCCCACCACGTCGCCTACCCCGACATCGACTGGATCGCTTTTGCGGACAAGTTCGTAAACAGCACCCTGGGCCTGCAGCGCTCGCAGGTCACAACCCAGATTGAACATTACGACAACCTGGGCGCCTTCTGCGACAATCTGAAGCGGATCAACACCATTCTCATCGATCTCGACCGGGACATCTGGTCTTATGTTTCCATGGAATATTTCAAGCAAAAGGTGGTGGCCGGAGAAGTGGGATCCTCCACCATGCCGCACAAGGTCAACCCCATCGATTTTGAAAATTCCGAGGGAAACTTGGGCATCGCCAATGCCGTCTTTGAACACCTTTCAGCCAAGCTCCCGGTTTCACGGCTCCAGAGAGATCTGACCGATTCCACCGTCATTCGAAATATCGGCGTGCCCATCGCCCATTCCCTGATTGCCTGGAAATCGCTCCTGCGGGGCCTGGGAAAATTGATATTAAATGAAGAAAGTATCCGTTCCGACCTGGAGAATAACTGGGCCGTGGTGGCCGAGGCGATCCAGACGGTTTTGCGCCGCGAGGGCTACCCGGACCCCTATGAAGCGCTCAAAGCCTTGACCCGGACCCATTCGAAGAT